One genomic segment of [Pasteurella] aerogenes includes these proteins:
- the rarA gene encoding replication-associated recombination protein A — protein MANLSFDFAENDFRPLAARMRPTTLAQYCGQSHLVGVGKPLRKAIETGHIHSMIFWGPPGTGKTTLAEIIAQRINADVERISAVTGGIKEIREAIDKAKQNRLADRRTVLFVDEVHRFNKSQQDAFLPHIEDGTIIFIGATTENPSFELNSALLSRARVYILKPLNSSEIEQVLRQAIEDEERGLGKERLVFEPNLLALLAEYVHGDARLALNCLELMADMAQEDENGKKLDRTLLTEVLGERQARFDKQGDRYYDLISALHKSVRGSAPDAALYWYARIITAGGDPLYVARRLLAIASEDVGNADPRAMQVALAAWDCFTRVGAAEGERAIAQAIVYLAVAPKSNAVYQAFNAAKKLAAESPDFDVPEHLRNAPTQLMKNLGYGAEYRYAHDEPNAYAAGENYFPPQLKETQFYFPTDRGMEIQIAEKLARLKEFDRQSTNIRYKVR, from the coding sequence ATGGCTAATCTGAGTTTTGATTTCGCTGAAAATGATTTTCGTCCTTTAGCTGCTAGAATGCGACCAACTACCTTGGCGCAATATTGCGGGCAATCCCATTTAGTCGGCGTGGGAAAACCGCTGCGCAAAGCCATTGAAACCGGACATATTCATTCTATGATTTTTTGGGGACCACCGGGAACGGGGAAAACCACCCTTGCCGAAATTATTGCGCAGCGCATTAATGCGGATGTGGAGCGTATTTCCGCGGTAACCGGCGGGATTAAAGAAATTCGCGAAGCCATTGATAAAGCGAAACAAAATCGCCTTGCTGATCGACGCACGGTGTTATTTGTAGATGAAGTGCATCGGTTTAACAAAAGTCAGCAGGATGCTTTTTTGCCGCATATTGAAGATGGAACCATTATTTTTATTGGTGCAACCACGGAAAATCCTTCTTTTGAATTGAACAGCGCGTTGCTTTCTCGTGCGCGGGTGTATATTTTAAAGCCGCTGAATTCATCAGAAATTGAGCAGGTGTTGCGACAAGCGATTGAGGATGAAGAACGTGGTTTGGGTAAAGAGCGGTTGGTTTTTGAGCCGAATTTATTAGCGTTGTTAGCCGAATATGTACATGGTGATGCGCGCTTGGCGTTAAATTGCCTTGAATTGATGGCGGATATGGCGCAGGAAGATGAAAACGGGAAAAAATTAGACCGCACTTTGTTAACCGAAGTGTTGGGGGAACGACAAGCACGTTTTGATAAGCAAGGCGATCGTTATTATGATTTGATTTCTGCTCTCCACAAATCTGTGCGTGGTTCAGCGCCGGATGCGGCGTTGTATTGGTATGCACGGATTATCACAGCCGGTGGCGATCCGCTTTATGTGGCAAGACGTTTATTGGCGATTGCTTCGGAAGATGTGGGTAATGCAGATCCGCGTGCGATGCAAGTGGCGTTGGCAGCATGGGATTGTTTTACTCGCGTTGGCGCGGCAGAAGGGGAGCGGGCTATTGCGCAAGCGATTGTGTATTTGGCTGTAGCGCCGAAAAGTAATGCGGTTTATCAGGCGTTTAATGCGGCGAAAAAATTAGCGGCAGAAAGTCCGGATTTTGATGTTCCGGAACATTTACGCAATGCGCCGACGCAGTTGATGAAAAATTTGGGCTATGGCGCAGAATACCGTTATGCTCATGATGAACCGAATGCTTACGCTGCCGGTGAAAATTATTTTCCACCGCAATTGAAAGAGACGCAGTTTTATTTTCCGACTGATCGGGGAATGGAAATTCAAATTGCAGAAAAATTAGCACGTTTAAAAGAATTTGATCGGCAAAGTACGAATATTCGTTATAAAGTGCGGTAG
- the thiQ gene encoding thiamine import ATP-binding protein ThiQ: MIKINAHFDYPTMPMYFNLQVAAQEKVAIVGSSGAGKSTLLNLIAGFEFAARGEIWLNGKNHTRSEPFERPVSILFQENNVFTHLTVWQNIALGIKPSLTLSDAERARVERAASAVGLQPFLSRVPSALSGGQKQRVALARCLLRDKPILLLDEPFSALDPELRAEMLTLLEQLCADKKLTLLIVTHQPNELKDKIDRIIHIENGQICD; this comes from the coding sequence ATGATAAAAATAAACGCACATTTTGATTATCCGACAATGCCGATGTATTTTAATTTGCAGGTTGCTGCGCAAGAAAAAGTCGCAATTGTCGGCAGTAGTGGGGCGGGGAAAAGTACGCTGTTAAATTTAATTGCGGGCTTTGAGTTTGCGGCTCGGGGGGAAATTTGGTTAAATGGCAAAAATCATACGCGTAGCGAGCCTTTTGAGCGCCCGGTTTCCATTTTGTTTCAAGAAAATAATGTGTTTACGCATCTGACGGTTTGGCAAAATATCGCGCTTGGCATAAAACCTTCCCTTACTTTGTCTGATGCAGAACGCGCGCGTGTGGAACGGGCGGCAAGTGCGGTCGGTTTACAGCCATTTTTATCGCGCGTGCCGAGCGCTTTATCCGGCGGACAGAAACAACGGGTGGCATTGGCGAGATGTTTATTGCGTGATAAACCGATTTTGTTGCTGGATGAACCTTTTTCGGCGCTAGATCCGGAATTACGTGCGGAAATGTTGACCTTACTTGAGCAATTATGTGCCGATAAAAAATTAACGCTGTTGATTGTGACACATCAACCGAATGAATTAAAAGATAAAATTGATCGCATTATTCACATTGAAAATGGTCAAATCTGTGATTAA
- the lrp gene encoding leucine-responsive transcriptional regulator — MEKKFKSLDNIDIKILNELQRNGKISNIDLSKKVGLSPTPCLERVKRLEKQGVIMGYRALLNPELLDSPLLVIVEITLVRGKPDVFEEFNAAVQQLDEIQECHLVSGDFDYLLKTRVADMAAYRKLLGTTLLRLPGVNDTRTYVVMEEVKQTNFLQLK; from the coding sequence ATGGAAAAAAAATTTAAGTCATTAGACAATATTGATATTAAAATTTTAAACGAATTACAACGTAATGGGAAAATCTCCAATATTGATCTTTCAAAAAAAGTTGGGCTGTCGCCAACGCCTTGTTTGGAACGGGTGAAACGTTTGGAAAAACAAGGGGTTATCATGGGGTATCGGGCGTTGCTTAACCCCGAATTATTGGACTCGCCGCTGTTGGTGATTGTGGAAATCACGTTGGTACGCGGCAAACCTGATGTATTTGAGGAATTTAATGCGGCGGTACAACAATTAGATGAAATTCAGGAATGCCATTTAGTCTCCGGTGATTTTGATTATTTATTAAAAACCCGTGTGGCGGATATGGCAGCATACCGCAAATTGCTCGGCACCACCTTATTACGCTTACCCGGCGTTAATGACACCCGCACCTATGTGGTGATGGAAGAAGTGAAACAAACCAATTTTTTACAACTCAAATAA
- the lolA gene encoding outer-membrane lipoprotein carrier protein — MMKKTVKLTALLFASMSSLAWAGAAEELQARLNKVDTLSADYTQKVSDPKGKEVQQGSGKIQIKRPNLFRMDNKAPQETQIISDGKTLWFYDPFVEQVTANWVKDAVNNTPFVLLTSNDKSHWQQYTVEQQADSFTLTPKDKKSAIKQFNIRVDADGVLKNFSTVERDGQANLYQLRNITNQALADSLFKFSVPKGAELDDQRKK; from the coding sequence ATGATGAAAAAAACGGTAAAATTGACCGCACTTTTATTCGCCTCTATGAGCAGTTTAGCTTGGGCGGGCGCGGCAGAAGAATTGCAGGCGCGCTTAAATAAAGTGGATACGTTGAGTGCGGATTATACGCAAAAAGTCAGCGATCCAAAGGGCAAGGAAGTGCAACAGGGTTCGGGAAAAATCCAGATTAAACGCCCAAATTTATTCCGTATGGATAATAAAGCACCACAAGAAACCCAGATTATTTCCGATGGAAAAACGCTGTGGTTCTACGATCCTTTTGTGGAACAAGTGACCGCTAATTGGGTGAAAGATGCGGTAAATAATACGCCATTTGTGTTGTTGACCAGTAATGATAAATCCCATTGGCAACAATATACCGTGGAACAACAAGCGGATAGTTTTACCTTAACACCGAAAGACAAAAAAAGCGCGATTAAACAATTTAATATTCGTGTAGATGCCGACGGTGTGTTGAAAAATTTCAGTACGGTTGAGCGTGATGGACAAGCGAATTTATATCAATTGCGTAATATTACCAATCAAGCGCTTGCCGACAGTTTGTTTAAATTTAGCGTACCGAAAGGTGCCGAGTTGGATGACCAACGTAAAAAATAA
- the bioB gene encoding biotin synthase, translating to MTTNTIQIPSLTPHPTLEYWSVCKVEALFETPFLELVYRAAQVHREHFNPQAIQLSTLLSIKTGGCPEDCGYCPQSARYDTGVAKQELLEIDDIVEKAKIAKARGAGRFCMGAAWRGPKPKDLEKVTEIIKAVKALGLETCGTFGLLQDGMAEELKEAGLDYYNHNLDTAPEHYEKIIGTRQFDDRINTLGKVRKAGLKVCCGGIVGMNETRKERAGLIASLANLDPQPESVPINQLVKVEGTPLEDAAPLDWTEFVRTIAVARIVMPKSYVRLSAGRQGMSEEMQAMCFMAGANSIFYGDKLLVTENPQEDGDQILMAKLDLEPETEENRRERR from the coding sequence ATGACAACGAATACTATTCAAATCCCTTCACTGACACCTCATCCAACCTTGGAATATTGGTCCGTGTGTAAAGTAGAGGCTTTATTTGAAACGCCATTTTTAGAGTTGGTTTATCGGGCGGCACAAGTTCACCGCGAGCATTTTAATCCACAGGCGATCCAACTTTCCACCTTGTTATCGATTAAAACCGGCGGTTGTCCGGAAGATTGCGGTTATTGTCCTCAGTCGGCACGTTATGACACAGGTGTGGCAAAACAAGAATTATTAGAGATTGATGATATTGTTGAAAAAGCCAAAATTGCCAAAGCACGTGGCGCGGGACGTTTTTGTATGGGGGCGGCGTGGCGCGGTCCAAAACCGAAAGACTTGGAAAAAGTGACAGAAATTATTAAAGCGGTGAAAGCCTTAGGTTTGGAAACTTGCGGGACATTTGGGCTGTTGCAAGACGGGATGGCGGAAGAATTAAAAGAAGCGGGCTTAGATTATTACAATCATAACTTGGATACTGCGCCGGAACATTACGAAAAAATTATCGGCACTCGCCAATTTGACGACCGAATTAATACCTTAGGAAAAGTACGTAAAGCAGGATTAAAAGTATGTTGCGGCGGGATTGTTGGCATGAATGAAACCCGCAAAGAACGTGCGGGTTTGATCGCAAGCCTCGCCAATTTAGATCCGCAACCGGAATCGGTGCCGATTAATCAATTGGTGAAAGTGGAAGGTACACCGTTGGAAGATGCGGCGCCATTGGATTGGACAGAATTTGTGCGTACCATTGCGGTGGCGCGAATTGTGATGCCGAAAAGTTATGTGCGTTTATCTGCCGGTCGCCAAGGGATGTCGGAAGAAATGCAAGCCATGTGTTTTATGGCGGGTGCCAATTCAATTTTTTATGGTGACAAATTATTGGTGACGGAAAATCCACAAGAAGATGGCGATCAGATATTGATGGCTAAATTGGATTTAGAGCCGGAAACGGAAGAAAATCGGCGCGAACGTCGCTAA
- the ftsK gene encoding DNA translocase FtsK, with protein MIKKISEHFTPKQYIVEILLGLTALFGLYLIIAWASYNPLDSSWSVSSSQPVTLNKAGKLGAWVIDLFFALFGHVGNIIPVVLFIAPIYFIRTKRIDCLTWTRFSLRIFGFVLLLCGLTALSTLLLSNTPYYLSGGVLGGSLIVTFFSLLGKFGILLSAFILSVVGFIFCSGASLIRLIMRFYAWLTMKNEEPNELQQNSVAAESPIEAEPIEEIIIQKAPTTGVSENVMQGKLVDVGHLINIRGLTTPPAEKVSEQSKMVTEATDVAQEVKANASSEEMRVALPDVSIATEKPSAGFGYTMDLATELPNVTISPKVNLNQDERASDMSQSAVDFSFKNEMPAPNDIVQKHERVLGNELSMPKVSLPTHVQTAPKTTALAADEAIDDQADELHNELARQFAAQEQQRLDELASRAKALNAEEALNVILAPVDNVANQVPGNAPSMPYKSYSETLIHPALQQKAVVTEKPTTPLPSLDLLERRPAQAQQITREEIEQTSQRIEQQLRNFNVKATVKDVLIGPVVTRYELELQPGVKASKVSGIDTDLARALMFRSIRVAEVIPGKPYIGIETPNVNRQTVPLRDVLDSEEFRQSKSLLSMALGKDISGKPVVVDLAKMPHLLVAGSTGSGKSVGVNTMILSLLFRVKPEEVKFIMIDPKVVELSIYNGIPHLLTEVVTDMKKAANALRWCVDEMERRYQLLSALRVRNIEGFNDKIDEYNAMGMPIPNPVWRPGDTMDSLPPPLEKLSYIVVIVDEFADLMMVAGKQIEELIARLAQKARAIGIHLILATQRPSVDVITGLIKANIPSRIAFTVASKIDSRTILDQTGAEALLGRGDMLYSGQGSSDLIRVHGAFMSDDEVARVADDWRARGKPNYIENILAGSDDEEDNTHSSSDGDDLDDLFDEVMEFVIATGTTSVSSIQRKFKVGFNRAARIMDQMEEQGIVSPMQNGKREILARHSDY; from the coding sequence ATGATCAAAAAAATTAGCGAACATTTTACCCCTAAACAATATATTGTTGAAATTTTACTCGGATTGACCGCCCTTTTCGGGCTATATTTAATTATCGCTTGGGCAAGTTATAACCCGCTTGACAGTTCTTGGTCGGTATCTTCATCACAACCTGTCACTTTGAATAAAGCGGGCAAATTAGGTGCTTGGGTGATCGATTTATTTTTCGCGTTATTTGGTCATGTGGGGAATATTATTCCTGTTGTGCTATTTATTGCGCCGATTTATTTTATTCGTACCAAGCGCATTGATTGCTTAACCTGGACGCGCTTTTCCTTGCGCATTTTTGGTTTTGTGCTGTTGTTGTGTGGCTTAACCGCATTGTCAACCCTCTTACTTTCCAATACGCCTTATTATTTATCCGGTGGTGTACTTGGCGGCAGTTTGATTGTCACCTTTTTTTCGCTATTGGGTAAATTCGGTATTTTATTATCCGCCTTTATTTTGAGTGTGGTGGGTTTTATTTTTTGTTCCGGTGCCTCATTAATTCGGTTAATTATGCGTTTTTATGCTTGGTTAACGATGAAAAATGAAGAACCGAACGAGCTTCAGCAAAATAGCGTAGCGGCAGAATCGCCTATTGAAGCGGAACCGATTGAAGAAATTATTATTCAAAAAGCGCCAACCACTGGCGTTAGCGAAAATGTGATGCAAGGTAAATTGGTGGATGTAGGGCATTTGATTAATATTCGCGGATTAACCACGCCGCCGGCAGAAAAGGTGAGCGAACAGAGTAAAATGGTGACAGAGGCGACAGATGTTGCACAAGAGGTGAAGGCAAATGCGTCCTCTGAGGAGATGCGCGTTGCTTTGCCAGACGTTTCAATTGCGACAGAAAAACCAAGTGCCGGGTTTGGTTATACTATGGATCTTGCTACAGAATTACCGAATGTAACCATTTCGCCGAAGGTTAATTTAAATCAGGATGAGCGCGCGTCGGATATGTCGCAAAGTGCGGTGGATTTTTCCTTTAAAAATGAAATGCCAGCCCCAAATGACATTGTGCAGAAACATGAAAGGGTCTTGGGCAATGAACTATCTATGCCAAAAGTTTCGCTTCCAACTCATGTGCAAACTGCACCAAAAACGACCGCACTTGCAGCGGATGAGGCTATTGATGATCAGGCAGATGAGTTACATAACGAATTGGCTCGCCAATTTGCGGCACAAGAACAACAACGTTTAGATGAATTGGCATCACGCGCGAAAGCTTTAAATGCGGAAGAGGCGCTTAATGTGATTTTAGCACCGGTAGATAATGTGGCTAACCAAGTGCCGGGAAATGCCCCGTCAATGCCTTATAAATCTTATAGCGAAACCTTAATTCATCCGGCGTTGCAACAAAAAGCGGTGGTTACGGAAAAACCAACAACACCATTGCCAAGTTTGGATTTATTGGAGCGTCGTCCAGCGCAAGCGCAACAAATTACCCGTGAAGAAATTGAACAAACTTCACAACGAATTGAGCAACAATTGCGCAACTTTAACGTTAAAGCGACGGTAAAAGACGTATTAATTGGTCCGGTAGTCACTCGTTATGAACTTGAGTTGCAACCTGGTGTCAAAGCCTCTAAGGTGAGTGGTATTGATACCGATTTGGCGCGAGCGTTAATGTTCCGATCTATTCGCGTGGCGGAGGTGATTCCGGGTAAACCTTATATCGGTATTGAAACGCCGAACGTGAACCGACAAACTGTGCCTTTACGTGATGTATTGGATAGTGAGGAATTTCGCCAGTCTAAATCCCTCTTATCCATGGCATTAGGGAAAGATATTAGCGGTAAGCCGGTGGTGGTAGATTTAGCCAAAATGCCACATTTATTAGTGGCGGGTTCTACCGGTTCGGGAAAATCCGTTGGGGTGAATACCATGATTTTAAGTTTGTTGTTCCGCGTTAAACCGGAAGAAGTCAAATTTATTATGATTGACCCGAAAGTGGTGGAGTTGTCTATTTATAATGGCATTCCGCACTTGTTGACCGAAGTGGTTACCGACATGAAAAAAGCAGCGAACGCGTTGCGTTGGTGCGTGGATGAAATGGAACGTCGTTATCAGCTTTTATCTGCTTTGCGGGTACGCAATATTGAGGGCTTTAACGACAAAATTGATGAATATAATGCGATGGGAATGCCAATTCCAAATCCGGTTTGGCGCCCAGGTGATACTATGGACAGCTTACCACCGCCATTGGAAAAATTAAGCTATATTGTGGTTATCGTGGATGAGTTTGCTGATTTGATGATGGTTGCCGGCAAACAAATTGAAGAATTGATTGCCCGTTTGGCACAAAAAGCGCGTGCGATCGGTATTCATTTGATTTTGGCGACACAACGTCCATCGGTAGATGTGATCACGGGATTGATTAAAGCGAATATTCCAAGCCGCATTGCCTTTACCGTAGCGAGTAAAATTGACTCGCGTACTATTTTGGATCAAACCGGAGCGGAAGCTTTGCTTGGACGCGGTGATATGTTGTATTCAGGGCAAGGATCTTCGGATTTAATTCGGGTACACGGGGCATTTATGAGTGATGATGAAGTAGCGCGCGTGGCGGATGATTGGAGGGCAAGAGGGAAGCCAAATTATATTGAAAATATTCTCGCCGGTTCTGATGATGAGGAGGATAATACCCACAGTTCATCAGACGGTGATGATTTAGATGATTTATTTGATGAAGTGATGGAATTTGTGATTGCCACTGGCACTACCTCAGTTTCCTCTATTCAACGTAAATTTAAAGTTGGATTTAATCGTGCCGCACGGATTATGGATCAAATGGAGGAGCAAGGCATTGTTTCTCCGATGCAAAACGGTAAGCGCGAAATTTTAGCAAGACATTCCGACTATTAA
- the thiP gene encoding thiamine transport system permease ThiP, with protein sequence MMKFFSPQFRPRHYMGGIFVFALLLGIYWLALRAIFSTESAVDFGTFLHDPYVHQVILFSFWQAFLSAALSLLGGLLLARALFYQKWESRSWILRLLSLTFVLPALVVVFGLMGVYGNSGWLAQLSQAVGWHWQPHFYGLSGILTAHLFFNIPLAARLFLQSFQAIPTQQRQLAAQLNLRGWQFVRLIEYPYLRQQVLPVFSLIFMLCFTSFTLVLTLGGGPKYTTLEVAIYQALLFEFDLPKAALFALLQVGFCLMLFALGSVFSRAPTIDLPSQKLWLDKQKSAVKIWQVFWVGLCLLFVLTPLLHIVVSAFFDPQSAHYWRMAWENVALWRALGYSLTMAPTSAFLALCLSIALLLLSRRLQWLYWQKLANVVTNFGMIILAVPTLVLATGLFIALQDWDFSSGHLWLMVIFCNALAAMPFVIRILTVPMSNNLIYYEKLCQSLGIVGWARWRLIEWHQLKAPIKYAFALACGLSLGDFTAIALFGNQDFTSLPHLLYQQLGSYRMAEAAITALILLLFCLGIFSVVERNKPE encoded by the coding sequence ATGATGAAATTTTTTTCGCCGCAGTTCCGCCCAAGACATTATATGGGCGGTATCTTTGTTTTTGCGTTGTTGCTAGGGATTTATTGGCTGGCGCTACGAGCGATTTTTTCTACCGAAAGTGCGGTCGATTTTGGCACGTTTTTGCACGATCCTTATGTACATCAAGTTATTTTATTCAGTTTTTGGCAAGCCTTCTTATCGGCAGCGTTATCGCTTCTTGGCGGTCTTTTACTGGCACGCGCGTTGTTTTATCAAAAATGGGAAAGTCGATCTTGGATCTTGCGGTTATTATCATTAACCTTTGTGTTGCCGGCGTTGGTGGTCGTTTTTGGCTTAATGGGCGTGTATGGCAATTCTGGTTGGTTGGCGCAATTAAGCCAAGCGGTGGGATGGCATTGGCAGCCGCATTTTTATGGCTTAAGCGGTATTTTAACCGCACATTTGTTTTTTAATATTCCCTTGGCGGCTCGATTATTTTTGCAAAGTTTTCAAGCCATTCCTACGCAGCAGCGTCAACTGGCGGCACAACTGAATTTGCGCGGTTGGCAATTTGTACGCTTGATTGAATATCCGTATTTGCGCCAACAGGTATTGCCGGTGTTTAGCCTGATTTTTATGTTGTGTTTTACCAGTTTTACCTTAGTGCTGACCCTTGGTGGCGGACCAAAATATACCACCTTGGAAGTGGCGATTTACCAAGCCTTATTGTTTGAATTTGATCTGCCGAAAGCCGCGTTATTTGCATTGTTGCAAGTGGGCTTTTGCCTTATGTTGTTCGCGCTTGGCAGTGTCTTTAGTCGCGCACCGACAATCGATTTGCCTAGCCAAAAGTTGTGGTTGGATAAACAAAAAAGTGCGGTCAAAATTTGGCAAGTTTTTTGGGTGGGATTGTGTTTGCTTTTTGTATTAACGCCACTGTTGCATATTGTGGTTAGTGCCTTTTTTGATCCGCAAAGCGCGCATTATTGGCGCATGGCTTGGGAAAATGTGGCACTTTGGCGTGCCTTAGGATATTCTTTAACCATGGCGCCGACATCGGCATTCTTGGCTTTGTGCTTGTCGATTGCGCTGCTTTTGCTTTCTCGTCGCCTGCAATGGCTATATTGGCAAAAATTAGCTAATGTCGTGACCAATTTCGGTATGATTATTTTAGCGGTGCCAACGTTGGTACTTGCCACAGGATTATTTATTGCGCTGCAAGATTGGGATTTTTCAAGTGGGCATTTATGGTTGATGGTGATTTTTTGTAATGCCTTGGCGGCGATGCCTTTTGTGATTCGCATTTTGACGGTGCCGATGAGTAATAATTTGATTTATTACGAAAAATTATGTCAATCTTTAGGCATTGTCGGCTGGGCGCGTTGGCGCTTGATCGAATGGCATCAGTTAAAAGCGCCTATAAAATATGCGTTTGCTTTGGCGTGCGGGCTGTCGCTTGGCGATTTTACGGCGATCGCCTTATTTGGCAATCAAGATTTTACTTCGCTGCCGCACTTGTTGTATCAGCAATTGGGCAGTTACCGTATGGCGGAAGCCGCAATTACCGCTTTGATTTTATTATTGTTTTGCCTTGGTATTTTTAGCGTGGTAGAACGCAATAAACCGGAATAA
- a CDS encoding putative transcriptional regulator has protein sequence MKINKEIAEKHGLHPFDVAEFLDSEETIQAYLAEVLKEGDQDAFLEALNDIARARGIAELAKQTGLGRESLYKTLSKGSKPRFETIQKILAAFNLELVPQVKNS, from the coding sequence ATGAAAATTAATAAAGAAATAGCCGAAAAGCATGGTTTACATCCTTTTGATGTCGCAGAGTTTCTTGATAGTGAAGAAACGATCCAAGCCTATTTAGCAGAAGTATTAAAAGAAGGGGATCAAGATGCCTTTTTAGAGGCACTCAACGACATAGCCCGCGCACGAGGCATTGCAGAGCTGGCAAAACAAACGGGATTAGGCAGAGAAAGTCTATATAAAACCCTTTCCAAAGGAAGCAAACCACGTTTTGAAACCATTCAAAAAATTTTAGCAGCTTTTAACCTAGAACTTGTCCCGCAAGTAAAAAATAGCTAA
- a CDS encoding putative addiction module killer protein: MSQTVNQIIITDTFAKWLNSIKNPIAKATIARRIKNATTGNFGDHKSLTGTGGLYEMRIATGAGYRIYYAKQGNIIYILLHGGDKSTQQRDIEKAKALWIELKQTGDN, encoded by the coding sequence ATGTCGCAAACTGTTAATCAAATTATTATTACCGACACCTTTGCAAAATGGTTAAATAGCATAAAAAATCCTATCGCCAAGGCAACCATAGCGAGACGAATAAAAAACGCAACAACCGGAAATTTTGGCGATCATAAATCCTTAACCGGTACAGGTGGACTTTATGAAATGAGAATAGCAACAGGGGCAGGTTATCGTATTTACTATGCGAAGCAAGGTAACATTATCTACATACTGTTACATGGTGGTGACAAATCAACACAGCAAAGAGATATTGAGAAAGCCAAAGCCTTATGGATAGAATTAAAACAAACAGGGGATAACTAA
- the serS gene encoding seryl-tRNA synthase, whose amino-acid sequence MIDPNLLRNNLAEVAEKLQVKRGFTLDVELVQKLEEERKTLQVKTETLQAERNARSKAIGAAKARGEDIEPLLEEVDNMAVELSMAKSQLDDVQAELNKIALTIPNIPADEVPLGKDDSENKEISRWGEPRVFDFEIKDHVSLGENLAGLDFAAGVKLSGARFAVMKGQIAKMHRALSQFMLDLHTEQHGYTEAYVPYLVNHATLYGTGQLPKFGEDLFHTNPLEGEQPYALIPTAEVPVTNLVRDEILDEADLPLKMTAHTPCFRSEAGSYGRDTRGLIRMHQFDKVELVQIVEPENSMQALEELTGHAEKVLQLLGLPYRKVLLCTGDMGFGSCKTYDLEVWVPAQNTYREISSCSNMWDFQARRMQARCRAKGDKKTRLVHTLNGSGLAVGRTLVAVLENYQNADGSINVPEVLRPYMNGLEVIGK is encoded by the coding sequence ATGATCGATCCAAATTTATTACGCAATAATCTTGCTGAAGTGGCTGAAAAATTACAGGTTAAACGTGGCTTTACATTAGATGTTGAGTTAGTACAAAAACTGGAAGAAGAACGCAAAACCTTACAAGTAAAAACGGAAACTTTACAAGCCGAGCGTAATGCGCGCTCGAAAGCGATTGGCGCAGCGAAAGCGCGCGGCGAAGATATTGAACCTTTATTGGAAGAAGTGGACAACATGGCAGTTGAATTGAGCATGGCAAAATCTCAATTAGATGATGTGCAAGCGGAATTAAATAAAATTGCCTTGACGATTCCGAATATTCCGGCAGATGAAGTGCCACTTGGCAAAGATGACAGCGAAAATAAAGAGATTTCACGTTGGGGTGAGCCAAGAGTTTTTGATTTTGAAATTAAAGATCATGTTTCTCTTGGCGAAAATTTGGCGGGCTTGGACTTCGCAGCCGGTGTGAAATTAAGCGGTGCGCGTTTTGCGGTGATGAAAGGGCAAATTGCGAAAATGCATCGTGCGTTGTCACAATTTATGTTGGATTTACATACTGAACAACATGGTTATACCGAAGCCTATGTGCCTTATTTGGTGAACCATGCCACCCTTTATGGAACCGGACAATTGCCAAAATTTGGTGAAGATTTATTCCATACAAATCCATTGGAGGGCGAACAGCCTTATGCGCTCATCCCGACCGCGGAAGTGCCGGTAACCAATTTAGTGCGTGATGAGATTTTGGATGAAGCAGATTTGCCACTAAAAATGACCGCACATACTCCTTGTTTCCGCTCCGAAGCAGGTTCTTACGGACGTGATACCCGCGGATTAATTCGTATGCATCAATTTGATAAAGTAGAATTAGTGCAAATTGTGGAACCGGAAAACTCCATGCAAGCTTTAGAAGAACTTACCGGTCATGCGGAAAAAGTGTTGCAGCTTTTAGGTTTACCATATCGCAAAGTTTTACTTTGCACCGGTGATATGGGTTTCGGTTCTTGCAAAACGTACGATTTAGAAGTATGGGTTCCAGCGCAAAATACGTATCGTGAAATTTCTTCTTGTTCTAATATGTGGGATTTCCAAGCTCGCCGTATGCAAGCGCGTTGCCGCGCCAAAGGCGATAAAAAAACACGTTTGGTACACACTCTAAATGGTTCCGGTTTAGCCGTTGGACGTACGTTGGTTGCTGTTTTGGAAAATTACCAAAACGCCGATGGCAGCATCAATGTACCGGAAGTTTTACGTCCATATATGAACGGATTAGAGGTTATTGGTAAATAG